ACGACTCAGATTGGTGTGAAATCGCCGCCTAACAGGCGGGAAATTGGCTCTGTTATTTTTGGAGCAGAGTCATGGGGGACCGTCGGACCATCATCCTCTCTCTAATGAGCAGGTGATGGAGGCGTAgctggggaggggagggagggatgcaTGGCATCTCAAACACCGCACTCATGGCAGATGTacagatgagagcagagaggggaaacagcGTTGAGAAATGTAGCTGAGAGAAAGGAGGGGAAGAAGAGGCGAAGGAATAAGATGGTGTGATGACATCTGCCACTTCTGCAAATCAGCCTTCACGGAGCTGAACGTGGCCcgtgtacagtgtgtgtttatgttgagATGATGGCCGTCTTGGGTGGGGGGTTGCGTGGCCAAGGAGGGACGTGTCAGGAACAATACCGTCTACAGCCAAAGCAGAACATCGCCTGTAACAGATAACCTACAGAGCAGTTCCTGAGCTTTCTGTCTGGTGTACCCACAGCCCTGTCAGCTGTACCAAGAATCCCCGTCATGCtccaaatgtcttttttaattaGACATTTAAAACTCTTGAAAAGTGCATCTTGATTAAATAATTTCATTATGCCAGAAGTGATCCTGAAAGTGATGTTTAACAAAAGGtttacattttttcaagtcTGGCTTCAAACATTACTTGCATGCCAATATGTACGTTGAAAGCAACAAATTCtccaaaagcaacaataaaataataagaatcGTCATTCCTGCTGTTCACAATGGACTCAATaagaacacaacaaaatatactCCTCACTGTGTATAAAACTGCAGCTTCTAAATTCACTGTGTATTCATTTTATTGCAAAAAttccctctttttgtttccACCATGTTTCCTTGCCAATCCACGTGAAGGAATactcacacagaggaaatgttgCACTAAAATCACAGCAGCTTGTTTGATTGCTGAAGCCTTTATCACGTTTGGCTGACCTCTGAGATTCATTTCCATCCAGAAAGAGGACTGTAGATTTTGTCCCCATCACTTAAAACTGAACAGCTGAATGAAAGATTCTCCTCACAGCCAGTACggacaggaggaatgattacacACCAGTAtcttaaaatagatttttaaaaatctcaacTTATCCTTTAAGGCTTTGCATCTGTACCGCTGACACTTCAAGTGGCAGAAGCCGAACTGTTTATCAATACTGTCTTAATTTCAGCAGCATGTGGTGTTCGGGTGTGTCTTGCAGTCAGCTTATCGCAGCTGGTAGTTGATTAGGTATTGTGACAAAAATACTAAAGAtcctatttgtgtttgtttttatcctAAACACAAATTGTGGATATTTTATGGTACCAAACCATAATTCAGATTTCTACAAATTAACTGAGCTGCTTTCCTCTGGTAACTACAGAGGTAGCCCACGGGGTACAAGTGCCCTTCAGTGGAAATCGCTGCTATAAAGGACAGTAGCATAATGTGCATGAACAGAGAACTGGACTTGGACTGGACTGCGTGGGGGGTTCCAAGCAGCAAAGTGTCAGGTACAATCCCATCTTCAGCCAAAGCAGTACAATGCCAACAACAGAGAATATATCGAGGGCTGTACAGTTCATCCACACTggcatcaccacacacacagtgtaaactCTGATCATTTCATTCACACCGTTGCATACTTTACAGCTCATTCAGTATTTTAGTTACATGCACGGACACAACCCGAGGAAGCTCTGTAGACACTCTTCAGTTTATAAGagcatgtatttatttcatatgTTGCTTCAATCATGTCCAGACCTTAACaccctccttcatctcctcatgACTCATGAGGGAATGCACAGTCACTGGTTTCCCTGATTTAACTGTAGATTACTCGTGGCCACTGGAAGGCATCATACGCAGAATTCATCACAGTACATAAATTCAGGCAACACTGAattgacacacacagagacacaaacacaaacacatatccTCACCACATATCTCAGGCACAGCCCCCTTGGAAGGCGTCAGCTTTTTACTCCTTACTGGAGGTGTAGCAGTCTACACAACAGCAGCTAAACACTGCCCCCTACTGCCACACATTCACGATGCATCCAATGCTACAGGGGTGATAAAGTTGGCTGACTTGATCGTATTGAATCTGTAGTCTCAgctatttgtttctttttcaactTTGCCTTTTATAAACAGCACAGTTAATCATTTTTCAAGGACTGGTGGAAACACAAGTTTCACAGTGATAAATTTAATGGTGGCAGCAATCACCAGAGAACTGGTATGATTTGGAATCGTAGCACTTTTTGTTGTCGTGTTCGATACTCATGTAGAAAAATGTCTCCTTTGCCACAAATTAAAATACACAACTGGAGCTAGAggccacaaagacaaaatgtatCCACTTGAATTTAAATGCCCAAagttctgtgtgtatgtgtgtaactatatataatatagtTGATTTACTCTTCATTATACATTGTATCTGTGCAACAGTTTGAACAGTTTCCGTTATGTTTTTCGATTTGTTGGCCTTATTTCTGGTGACTCCCGTCCCCACGCTGTTCATGTTGGATATTATATTCAACCCGTTATTTTATTTGCACCAATAAAGTCCTCCAGTGTTAGACAGTCTGGCCTGTGTGCAGCTGACATCCAGCCTCATTTTTAACTTTGCTCAGTCTCGTGGGGTGCCAGCGCTGGGGGCAATGTGGTCCCACAGGGGCCATGGAAGTGgaacctgaaacacaaaaagaaaagcagcctgAGTGTTAATGAAAACGATCCATGCGTTGATGCATGCGTTGGCCTCCGTGACAGTACATGACACGTACTTGAAGCGCATGGTGGCTGGTGTGTTTTCCATGTTGAATTCGGCCACAGGGACTCCTCTGGCTGCCACCTGAGGAGCAAACATGGCTGCTGGATACACAACTGATGAAGTGCCAACCTGCAGAGTGGGATTTGATTGAAAATTTAGATATCGTtagtaacaacaaaaaaaaaaaaaaaaaaaaaaaaagattatttatTGCCATTTCTCATTTATTGAGATGGAGTAAGCTGGAGtgagacaggaaaggcaggggAGGGGCCCCTGTGGTAAAGACTGGAGTATGCATCAAGTGAGCTACTGGAACAGCCCAATAGCACAAACTATTAAGAGGATGACCAGTGAGTAAAGGTTCAGGCTCAGTAAAAGTTCAGGTGGTTAATTTAAAGTGACTTGATCATCTGAAAGTTAATAAAGAGAATGtcaatattaataaaaatatagTTAATTTATTTAGTACACAAACATGGCTTTTACACAGCACACGATCTAAAATGTTGATATTCCCTTTGATAAATGTAATAAGCCGTGTTGTACAGCAACGACTTTAACAGTGTCGAACAACTTTTCATGTTGCCAAAGCCGTTTTTTTGTCTTCCACATGTGTGAGATTGTCTGACTGTGCTGAGCactgcagctggacagatgtGCATGGTCTTCTACGAAGTATCTTTCTCTACATGTGTACACTCCAGGTATGGGTTTTCAACCATTTTATGTCTGTTATCAAACATCTATACAATTATCAATGATTACACGTACCACCAGGCAGAGGTCACAGCTGTCCAACACTTTCTCTGCACGGGTGAGGATGTCTGAGTCCAGAGTCTCTCCAAACCAAACCACAGCTGGTCTCAGGAGACCGTGGCAGCCTGTCTGctcacacctgaaacacacacacacacacataaacacacactttgtcaaAACAAATAACCTCATTTGAAAAGAGCAGTGAGCATGAGTGTGATTTACCTGGGCAGCTGCTGAACAGGGATCTGGGCTTCATCCGTGTCTGGGTCTGGAGCTCTGAGGAGGTAATTTAACAAAAGAGGGTTGGTGCTTTACAAAGACTGATAGAGAGCCAATGTGCTGATAATATGCATGCTAgtaagcaactagttaatggtgaatatgtgtactttAGTATGTGTTACCCTTAAAAAACTAAAACCATGAAATACTGATCAAAGAGGCTCCACCTGACAACCAGAACCAGTAATCAGAATTCTGTTAACAGAGTCAGTTCAGATCAGTTTTAACATCACATTCTCAGCTGTGACATTAATTCAGacttctgtcagtctgtcatcCACAGCAGAGACTGAATTCCTTAGTGGAACATTTCAGCtattaaaaacatcaatttaaaatgtcagataagAGGCTTTTaaagtgacatttcatttcGGTCACagattttccttttatttcagcTCCTGACGTCTGACAAACGGAAACAGACTTTTCTGTGCTGGCATTTTGGGCTCAAATGAATATGATTAATATCTCTAGATACAAATTTTCATATTGTTGATGAAAACAGTCCAATTTCCAAATGACATCAGATGAGGCTCTTACCCTTTTCCCTCCAGAGCAGCACAGATGGGGCTCTTGTAATTGGCTGCTTCATGACCACAGCTCATACAGCGTGTTTTAAACAGACTTCCTGgattaaaaatacacaatataacAGAATAGATCTAAAACAACAACTTAATCAGTTAGCGAGAAGGCAGAAatttaatcagcaactattttaaCACAGGTCCAGCACGATTTCCTAACTTCCAAGGTGCTGCCAtcaaacttcctgttttgtctgaaaaacaaggaaaaggaGTCTTCACTGGTTTCTACTTGCCGTGGATTTCCAGGATGGCTTTGGATCCGGCGCGGCGGTGGAGCTCGTCGATATTTTGAGTGATGACTGTAACCTCACGCCCTTGTTTGCTCAGTCGCTCCTCGCACTCTGCAATGGCCAGGTGGGCGGGGTTGGGATTTTTTGTGAGCATGACCTCGCGGCGGTAGTGGTAAAACTCCCAAACACGAGAGGGATTCCTGGAGAAGGCCTCTGGGGTGGCAAGTTGCTGCAAGATGAAGATGTGAGAAATGGTTATTATGGTGCTGAGTGAAAGCTTCCCTAGAAAATGCTCCTTTTTCACTGTTGATTTTGTGCGTTGAAATGTATACTAAATAAACTCAAGTGggctaaataaactgttaatagaagacagaagaaaagctgaGCACATCAGCACAGCACTGCTTCcactcagcttcagaaagaaGTTCCCAAAGACTTCAGAATGTTTCTTCTGAGTCAGAATGAGTTTCAGTCATAGTAAACCTTTCAGTGCACTTCCCAGGAGTGACTCTGAGATGCTCGATGGGTGCAGACTCCTCAACCAGAGTAGGCTAGTTGTTTCTTAAGCTTCTTACAAGCACTCACAGCAAAAAGTTTTCCCTTGTGGAAGATTATTACTTATTTATGACTTTCAGAACTGAGCtatgaactttttaaaaaatgctgtctTGCAATTTTCAATTAAGTAAAGAGTAACACACTGATTTGTATCTAAGataggataagataagacaagatcaaactttattgatcccatgcaaTTTTATGATCATTTTGGAAGCTGCAGTTTTGGTGCTTTTATATTGTTTTCTAATAACAGCTGTTTCAAGTATTGCCCACCCCATTTACAGGCAGGGAGGGCAGGCTACACAACATAAACATTTCTCTGTATAATGCAGTCAAGCTCCATAATACAACTATATGTTTGCATACCTGTGCTTCCCATTTTCTCCAGTAGCCCCCTGCTCCTCTGAAGGTGGGGACGCCACTCTCTGCACTCACCCCTGCTCCGGTGATGATGGCTATATTCTTGGCATTGGAGAAAATCTTCCTGAATGCTGCCAGGTCTGCACAGGTACAAAAACATggcacaaaatgacaaaagtggAGGCTCGTGGAATTATGGGTGATCATATAATAATGAGTCAGGAAGAGGATGCAACAGAAGCCGAGATGGTGAACTACCTGAACTGGGTCTGGCCATGTCTTGGCTAACCTGGGGCCTCTTCAGGTGGGCATACAGATGAGAGTTTATCACGCCTCTGCGAGTGAGTTGGGGCACAATCATCAGGTTCTGAACAGAGAAGAATAATATGACACTATTCAATATTCCccatcaaaacacagctgacttcctgtttgtgacCGGGCTTAAGCAGACAAACCTGTTTTCTTCAAGTAATCACAAGcaaaagtttgacaaaaaaagcGCAAGGAGATATATCAGATGTGTCATCCTTCATGAAGTACCAACTTAGGAAACACATTAAGAATTTATGTTCATTTGTTGTTCAAACCTAGCAGAAGATTGTTCGCTCCCTCTGGAAATACTTGGAAACGCGCACATCAGGGGTTTCTTCAGGGTTTGGCTGCTATTTCTCTTTCTCAAGAGCAGATTCTTAGGTTTGCCGAAGTCTCAAGGCGACAAAGCGATGACTGACTGATAAATGAAGGGCACGAGCTGGGGCTAACTCATAGCGTGGTCAGTTTGGTTGTCAGGAAGGTCACTGAGGTTTATAAAGTTTAAAGGTCCTCGGAGTTAACGGCAACAAGCACAAGGCTAGCATGCTACTTCACTGTGTTCAGTAATCATGTCATAAGGAGATGAAGTGCGACTCCTTCGTTAATACAGTAAAACTATT
This DNA window, taken from Chelmon rostratus isolate fCheRos1 chromosome 4, fCheRos1.pri, whole genome shotgun sequence, encodes the following:
- the sirt5 gene encoding NAD-dependent protein deacylase sirtuin-5, mitochondrial — encoded protein: MIVPQLTRRGVINSHLYAHLKRPQVSQDMARPSSDLAAFRKIFSNAKNIAIITGAGVSAESGVPTFRGAGGYWRKWEAQQLATPEAFSRNPSRVWEFYHYRREVMLTKNPNPAHLAIAECEERLSKQGREVTVITQNIDELHRRAGSKAILEIHGSLFKTRCMSCGHEAANYKSPICAALEGKGAPDPDTDEAQIPVQQLPRCEQTGCHGLLRPAVVWFGETLDSDILTRAEKVLDSCDLCLVVGTSSVVYPAAMFAPQVAARGVPVAEFNMENTPATMRFKFHFHGPCGTTLPPALAPHETEQS